One Cydia amplana chromosome 18, ilCydAmpl1.1, whole genome shotgun sequence DNA segment encodes these proteins:
- the LOC134656264 gene encoding putative odorant receptor 92a translates to MSTPTFDEVFRQIRINLSVMGIQEDKSRTGVTFYIFYAMLFAMVSSEVVFFIVNMAPENFLELTGLAPCICVGILSLLKIAALARKKNTVFSLADKLERLSTENLRDPIKTDIVSPDINLLKTLIKYYFVLNAVLIFVYNFSTPFYILYHYLTTNEEIFILPYAVIVPFSTETWLTWTFVYVFSVMCGFICVLFFTAVDALYFTLTSYVCTIFAVLSNEIICLNQSTGVMLDQIIKKHQNVLELAEDLEDIFTLPNFFNVLVGSVEICALGFNLMIGDWNNVPGCMLFIVSVLFQLFMMSVFGEKLIGASIKVGESAFLCDWYKMNLKTQKVLLMLMIRTRRPARLTAFKYSVICYEGFTKIISNSWSYFTILRTVYSPEDQ, encoded by the exons ATGAGCACCCCCACATTCGACGAGGTGTTCCGGCAAATCAGGATCAACTTGTCAGTCATGGGCATCCAGGAAGATAAATCAAGGACTGGTGTGACGTTTTACATCTTTTACGCCATGCTTTTCGCAATGGTCTCATCAGAAGTTGTGTTCTTTATCGTTAACATGGCACCGGAAAATTTTCTCGAATTGACTGGCCTAGCTCCGTGCATCTGTGTCGGTATCTTATCCCTTTTGAAAATAGCTGCTTTAGCAAGGAAGAAGAACACAGTTTTCTCTTTGGCTGACAAGCTGGAAAGACTCAGTACAGAAAACTTGAGGGACCCTATTAAGACAGACATCGTGAGTCCTGACATAAATCTGTTGAAAACTCTCATCAAATACTATTTTGTCCTAAACGCCGTGCTGATTTTCGTGTATAATTTTTCAACACCATTCTATATTTTGTATCATTACCTTACGACGAATGAAGAGATTTTTATCTTGCCGTACGCTGTCATTGTGCCATTCTCTACTGAAACGTGGTTGACGTGGACATTTGTTTATGTATTTTCAGTAATGTGTG GTTTCATTTGCGTATTATTTTTCACTGCCGTGGATGCACTGTACTTTACTTTGACGTCTTATGTGTGCACAATATTCGCCGTCCTAAGCAACGAAATAATATGTCTAAACCAATCTACAGGTGTTATGTTAGAccagataataaaaaaacaccaaaatgttctgga ATTAGCGGAAGATTTGGAGGATATCTTTACGTTGCCTAATTTTTTCAACGTTCTGGTGGGATCGGTAGAAATATGCGCTCTTGGGTTCAACTTAATG ATAGGTGATTGGAACAATGTCCCCGGCTGTATGCTGTTCATTGTGTCTGTTCTCTTTCAATTATTTATGATGAGCGTTTTCGGGGAAAAACTAATTGGAGCG AGTATTAAAGTTGGGGAGTCGGCGTTTTTATGCGACTGGTATAAAATGAATCTGAAAACGCAGAAAGTTTTGCTGATGCTAATGATCAG GACTCGAAGACCTGCACGCCTGACTGCGTTCAAATATTCTGTCATTTGCTATGAAGGATTTACTAAA ATAATCAGTAACTCCTGGTCATACTTCACAATCCTACGAACAGTGTATTCACCAGAAGACCAATAG
- the LOC134656269 gene encoding pancreatic triacylglycerol lipase-like, whose protein sequence is MRTAIVLLAFAAFASAVPVPEEQADFEYPRFIQFPDGDGVPHTVDLQEEVDHNLLEEVQRNPDNNLYLLYTRRNPLTSQTLVINDRNSVLNSNFNPSHPTVVIAHGWLSNQNTDLNPVIRNAYLNKGVANVIILDWRRLAIGGYVTAVSGVPAVGRGLGQFLRFVHETTGAPYSSMHLVGFSLGAHLVGNAGRELGGAVARVTGLDPAGPLWNYNSNRLGPNDGVYVEAIHTDGGYTIGGLGIGTAIANADFFANGGISQPACLTNICNHNRAWELFAASVSYNHLIGQECTSNLQITLGTCRGQSLHMGNDYLRKWGSGKYRVNTARRYPF, encoded by the exons ATGCGTACCGCCATAGTGCTTCTTGCTTTTGCGG CTTTCGCTTCGGCGGTGCCCGTGCCTGAAGAGCAGGCTGACTTCGAGTACCCGAGGTTCATCCAGTTTCCTGATGGCGACGGCGTTCCTCACACGGTGGACCTGCAGGAGGAGGTCGACCACAACCTCCTCGAAGAGGTGCAGAGGAACCCGGATAATAATCTGTACCTGCTCTATACCAG ACGGAACCCACTTACCTCGCAAACGCTGGTCATCAACGACAGGAACTCAGTCTTGAACTCAAACTTCAACCCCAGCCACCCCACTGTGGTCATCGCGCACGGATGGCTCAGCAATCAGAACACAGACCTTAACCCCGTTATCAGAAACG CTTACCTAAACAAAGGCGTAGCTAACGTCATCATTCTGGACTGGCGCCGCCTCGCCATCGGCGGTTACGTGACGGCTGTGAGTGGAGTCCCCGCGGTTGGTCGCGGCCTCGGTCAGTTCCTGCGATTCGTCCATGAGACCACTGGCGCCCCGTACAGCTCCATGCATCTCGTCGGATTCAGCCTGGGCGCTCATCTGGTTGGCAACGCAGGAAGAGAGCTGGGAGGAGCTGTTGCCCGTGTAACTG GTTTAGACCCTGCCGGTCCCCTGTGGAATTATAACAGCAACCGTCTGGGTCCCAACGACGGCGTGTACGTGGAGGCGATTCATACTGATGGCGGCTATACTATTGGTGGTCTTGGCATCGGGACGGCGATTGCCAATGCCGACTTTTTCGCCAACGGCGGTATCTCTCAGCCCGCGTGCCTCACCAACATCTGCAACCACAACCGCGCGTGGGAGCTGTTTGCTGCTAGTGTGTCGTACAACCACCTTATCGGGCAAGAGTGCACATCCAACTTGCAGATCACTTTAGGTACCTGCAGAGGACAGTCACTTCATATGGGCAATGATTATTTGAGAAAGTGGGG GTCTGGCAAATACCGAGTGAACACTGCACGAAGATATCCCTtctaa